The Gossypium hirsutum isolate 1008001.06 chromosome D03, Gossypium_hirsutum_v2.1, whole genome shotgun sequence genomic interval TTGTACACATGCCACATGGAAGGTGGAAATTGTGTGTTTCgggcctccatctttccaccaacgcgTTGATTAGTTGCAAATCGAGTTTGCAGCCCCCAGACATGCGAGATGTATGTAAGAATCCAGTGGCTTGCAAGTGGCCATGAATTTCAGGGATCGTAGGCTTTCCCATATTATGGATGAAGCCCTCCAAAACACGATCATCTACCTATTtacacaataaaaaaattataattataataaaaaattaaatttaacattattgaaatgaatgaaatttaaatttcgGTCTTACAATTGCTAATTGGGAGGCGAAAATATACTTGTTGTCAAAATGAATTAGGAAGGTGGCCATTCATGAGAAATCGATTTAAACGAATAAAAAcaagataattaaaaaatatatttttaaataaaaatatcgaaaaatattaaaaacgagaGAGTTGAGAGACTTGAGAGGGTTTGAAAGAGTTGAGAGAAGGATGTGAATGAAAAAACGAAATTTAACGGGTATTTATAAGGTAAAAAAAAGTTACCGTTGAGTATTTTTTTACCGTTGGCGGCAACGTTAAAAAGCCGTTGGAATCTAACCGTTAACTGAAAAGCTCGTCCAGCTGGACGCACTTTCTAGTTAAATCAACCTATACCCCTAATTAATTCAAAAATCGACCTAAAACcctagttaaaaataaaaattggccTATAAATCTTATTTTGCcttgaaaaaatataataaattatccTGTTATAAAATGAGAGAATTGGATAGAAAAAAGTGacaataaatttgtttttaaatatcCAAGATTAAAACAGAGGAGAATACATCTGATTATACCAAAATTGGGTGAAAAAGGAAGATGAGATCATGAccgttatttttctttttttgattggGTAAAGGTGAGCTGTAACCATCGTGCTTAAACGTGGGTTAAGGAATAAAATATATGGTTATGATTGGGGAATAGGAGGTAGAAAAAAGCACAATTAATTAACCTAATAGCTCagaagaaaattaaattaaaaggattaaattacaaaattttcaaaaaatattaataattaaggaCCGTAAACTTGGACACTCACAGCTACAAAAAGATAGATTCTTTAGCCTTTTAGGCTTTATGTACTTCATTAATTATCAATAATGTTAAGGTTAATCTCATTGCCAATAACAACTATACACGTATTACATCTTCTTAATTATGTTTGTACGTGTACATAATTTgtaatgttaaaaaatttaaaatatcttcaagaattttaaaattaaaaaatgaattcacttattttaataaataaaatttcaaaatttgtaagAAATTTCAAAAAGAGATACTAACTCAAATTTCCTAgaaaataatctaattttttttaaaaatatttatcctaacaaaataatcataaatattaacattacattaaaaaaagagagagaataaGCTTTGTCATCCAAACACACATTAAAATATCCATAAATCTCTTCACccagttaaaatattttataaatttagtaatttggataaatatttatattgtttgGTGAATAATTAGTAATGAAGAAGGAAGGTAGTTTAAATTATAAAGGGTGCAAGGACAATGGTTGTATGTGGCCTAGCTGTTACCCTTTAAAGTGACAGCTGCCACAATTATGCTAAGATATACCTTTCACTTTGTCGCTTTGACTCTCTTtcttaatgttaaaatttttgttgatggctgccttcttattttatttttatttacattatctTTGAGATTAACCTGTTTGAAGTAAAAAAGAATGGTTTAATTACCTAGTTTTGAAGTTAAGCTTAGTCACTTTTGACTCTAAAATTCCACAATTACTCAACTTTGTCTAAAGCATTGATATGTTtacttttataacaaaaaaacaaaTCCAAAACAATGGATAACCTATTTCTATCGCTTGTATAAAATTTaacagaaatatatatatttaataaatttaccttccgataaccaagaaaaataaacatagtTTAATTCTAAATAAATAATCACTTACTTTAAGCAACTTGCAAGTCACTTCTCgtttataattaaatcaattccCTTTTGCAAGTAAAAAGATGCTCCCATTTCCTCCTATTTGCAATTCTGCCCTTCCTTTCACTCCTCAAAACCCACCCTGCCTCTTCACTCTTCACTCTCTCTCTAAAATCTGTTTAAATTTTTGCTTCTTTTTCTCTCTCACGCCAACCATATAGGAACTTGTACATTGTACGGCTTAATGGAGGCGGCGGACTTCTTCGTCGGAGGATATTACGATGTTGCAGCAGGCGACGGTTTCTTGCCGGAGCAAAAGCCACCAGAGAATTTCACGGTGGACGACCTCCTTGACTTCTCCAATGAAGATGCTATTATCAGCGACTGTTTCCTCGACAATGTCGCCGCCAATTCCACCGATTCCTCCACCGTCACTACCGGAGGCGATAGCCACTTCTCCTCCGCTAATGTCCCTCACCTCTCTCAGTTCTCCGGCGAACTCTGCGTCCCGGTAATTAACCGAAATGTTCTATTAGCTTATTTCCCCCCTTATTTTTGCATGGTAAAAGATTGTTTTCACGTAGTCAAGTAATTTCTTTTGGCGAGTCGtacttaaattattttcaacttgtagacatttatcatttttaagataAAACtgtaaaaatggataaataaacaCTCCTTTTCTTCTGAAATCAATTGAACAATTATCAAATTAGACttcctaatttttcttttaatagaTTTATAATTTGTATgtggaataaagaaataaataaaattcataaattgaATCAGAAATGAAGTGAAATTATAAAGTAGTAAACATTTTGGTTTTGCAGTATGATGATTTGGCGGAACTTGAATGGCTCTCGAATTTCGTAGAAGACTCCTTCTCAACAGATCAGAATTTACAAAGCAACGTCCAGATATTGGCCACCTCAAAATCACCCACGCCCGAATCATCCTCTTCATCCACCCGATCCGACAACAACCCGATTCTCCAACACGACATTCCACACCCGGCGAAAGCCCGGTCTAAGCGTTCACGGGCACCACCTTGCGATTGGTCCACCCGGGTGCTCCACCTCATCCCGAAATCCATGGGCCAGAAGAAAAGGGAGAACTCCAACGCCAACCCGGAGTCTTCCGGTCGTAAATGTTTGCATTGTGCGGCGGAGAAGACCCCGCAATGGAGAACGGGTCCAATGGGTCCGAAAACACTTTGTAATGCGTGTGGGGTGAGGTATAAGTCGGGTCGGTTGGTACCTGAATACCGACCCGCGGCAAGCCCGACATTTGTGTCGACGAAGCATTCGAATTCGCATAGGAAAGTTTTGGAGCTTAGGAGGCAAAAGGATTTGCAAAGAGCACAGCACCAACAATTCCTTAGTCAAACTTCGATTTTCGGCATATCCGACGGTGGTGGTGGTACTGATGATTTCTTGATCCATCATCATGGTGTGCCCCATTTTAGGCACATGatttagttataatttcaacCCAAAAAGAAATTGTATCTCCTTTCCTAAAATTTGGACTTCAAAAAAGaattttgtagttttttttttaaatgaatctaAAAAAAGAATTCTAATTTTAAATATGTGAAGTGATACTAAAAAAGAAACATTTCTCAAAAACGACGGTATGAACAAATAGAATTGAAGTCGTTTACTTTTAAGGATCAAAATTCAAATTCCtttatatatacttaaattaaaaatcaacatCATAATACAAAATATAGCAATTAATATCTGGTTTCCAAAACAACCCttactaatctttttttttatttataaaaaaataaaggtattttttaattagttaaatattaaacgaATTTGTGGATTAATACTCAAACTTCAAGGACCCAAATTACTGGGCATGAATTTCAGTGAAATATAATCAAAGTGAACAAAATCAATTTAGACATCGTCTTTGGCACGTACCATTTTTATAGGGGTAAACTCACAATAGAGAATTAATTTATAGTAGAGATCAAGAAATATTGAGAGAATCaacaatgttattattatttaagggCAGAATTAGGCTGCATAGTTTGCCTAATTGTCACATGCCAAAGtgagaaaaataataacaaaaatcataATTACTTCTTCATTGCTTGTCTACCTGACTCTAAACATTTGCTCTTCCAATTGGGTCCActctaattctttttttaatttttttatgatttttttatggtctaatttaaatttcatcttttcactTTACAAAAGCTAATAAATTagtcttttacttttatttgtcaaattttgcttattgttttttttagaaaGCTTAGACATTGGTTCAGTTGTTGCTAATTTATTacatataaattgttgaattgttgatTTTTAAGCCAACAATTTAATGGTATTACCCAATTAGATTAACTTCTCAATTTTTATAatgtatgaaaataaaattttgacaaCTTAAAGTATTGGgactaatttttcaaattttctagaGTAGAAGAATGAATTCAAATTAGACCAATAatctttttatctttctttcctAATCGCCTAAAACCCATCTAAAATTCGAAAATAACAtcattgaaattaaataaataatacgaTGGTATATAATTTAATCAAGATTGATATAACATTTTTGAAATGAATATAGAAGTGTTTAAAGAAGAAGATATATGAATTTGAGCTActtcctttttgtcactttataaAAAGCCTAAACGAGATaaacaatcaattttaaaaagcataaaaaagtacatcatatatatacatggtGGTCAAGTATGCATTCTAATTTAAAAATGTGCACGGGAGCGAAGGAAATGTATAGGCAAGTAGATATGTGTTaggcttgaattttttatataatatttattccaTATATATTCGTCATATATTCAAGAATATAGTATAGATAACCTTCaattgaagaaattattttatggatcctTCCCACCACATCATCCATGGTCATTTTTCAATTACTTAACGACATTTCACTAAGATTTTCCATGTCATTGACAtataattttggaaatttattttatcccgaacctaaaaccctaaatatAGAATTCTAAATCCCAAACCcgaactttaaaccctaaatatagaattctaaaccccaaacccaaacccaaaccttaaatcctaaGTTTGGAGAATTCAATGTTTCAAGTTTGGAGTTTAGAGTTTGGGTTTGGATTcgagtttaaggtttatggtttatggtttgaGGTTTGGGGTttgagtttaaggtttaaggtttaagattaTGGGTTCGAGGTTTAGGGTTCTAGTTCGAGGTTCAaggtaaaaaattatcaaaattatgtgttaatgatataaaaaaaactgttgaaatgttattaaattataaaagagaCCATAAATAATATCTTCAAAAAAAAgtacataaaataatttctcatttCAAACTACATAGAAGGTTTTTTAAGGAAGAAGTAAAACATATGTACATGGATATACTTGTATCAAGTAAAACATAAAAGGTTATTggaacttattattattttttaaaataattatattcaacaTTTATATTTGACTTTTATATCCAACATGAATATAGAGATAAGAATCTTCAAtcatataaaacaataaaaaatatatatatatatacttgtatcAAGTGGATATCGATACTATTTACCCGAACCCGAAACATGAAGCAAAATGCTTTAACATGCATGTGATTATCTAAGAAGAGCACATGCAAGCGGTACGTGACGTGCATGAGTGCTACTGCAGAAGTTTTAAtttaaagataaatatatatCCAAAAATTTTCAGAATGGTTTTGCTGCCCTTTGTCTAGGGATCTTTCCATGTTATTTGTATACAATTTGctaggatttttgtccccgaaacccattttttatggctattttttattattatctagtTTTTTTAATCAATTGCCCTTTTTGTTGCCCAGCAATTTGCACATTTGCAGGGAAaattattctttttcttcttttttcttctttttgaatGATAAATGAGATGTAAAAATTATTTCACATGTTTTAGAATTATTGGCATGAGATCAGAATATGTAGGAAAGGACAGAATATATACAGATTATAGCTTGGCTCAAAGGAGATATCCACTAATTCattgtaaataaataatagaatattaaatttattttattttacaattttattgcatttaaattgggtaaaaaatagataatttttttaaatgataaaacttTCATCCCTTGGTTCAAATCTTCTATTGACATTAATGTTCTTAGACAATCACTATCccttataaaaacatatttaaaaaaaattaaaggttaaaacGTTTAAAAAGCCCTTTTAACATTTTTGGGGGTTTTacctaaatattataaaataaaataaaaatactgaaatggcatgtttaaaaaattatgtatcaaAATGGTACATTCAAAGaggtggagggtggtgcataggcaGCACCACTTTAGGATTCTGACAAAATTTGACTGAAAGAAAATATGGTGAAGGCAAGTTAATAGGCGGCACTTAAAGAAAATACGGGTCAAATACGACTCGTATACGAAAAAAACTGGACTTGAAACCGGACCCACTATCATAGATGGGACAGCATAAGGGGTCACGCCTAGGGAAGAGGCGACACCCCCTGGTCACGCCTAAGGCAAAGGTGGCACCACCGGTCATGCCATCTCCATAGGCAGCACCGGCCTACAATTGTCAGGCGATGGGACGGATCATGGCTGAAAACCCTTGAGTTGTGTGTTTGGAGACCATTATAAGGTCCCCAATGCCCCATTTTTGGCcagaagagaggaagaaagattttgaagaagagaagaagaaggagaaaaagagggcgggaagggaaaaagaaagaaaaaaagagaagcaTAATAGAGAGAGGGAAGGAGaaagagaagggaaaaaaataaatagaaaaggaaaggagagttTGTTGTTTAGGGAAGATTAGGTGTTTaagaaaagataatttttttgttataaattaatgttaatttaatttgtttttgttcttattattgttgatttaattcaggtttaatttttaattttatttttgtaaggtattatttggttaaaaagagctattaaggtatgtttgtatttattttatattttcattcattcataatttatttttaatgtttattgaagtaaaaaaaacctatttttattatgtataaagaatgttttattttttatgtaatttatttgttatgtgtgttttaagctgattatatttattttttatgtatttggcatgttattttgattattttattataatttttttattcttttatgtaGATAAAAGATGAGACTATTGATATGAAATTTGTGAATGGGACCATTGAGTTGAaatttatgagataaattaggaattagtttatatattctaattttttaagattttataattgagaataagagtttatgtttttaaattttattttatgttttttataaatattataaatgaaatttcttttgaatCCTTCTAtgtagaaaaaaattacattttttgacaataattaagttgacatgttattatatatatattatattttaaaccaatacattttacttattatcattttaaaataataataatattcatatttattatgTTGAGATAGTTTATGTtacatttttgttatattttttttattggcatgttatttttattattttaatatttttttgttttttatgtaggtaaaagattAAACCATTGAGATGAAATTTGTGAATGAGACCATTGAGTTGAAGTTTGAGTTAGAATttataagatatatttattttgttagtatAGTATAGAAAAAATATGATGTGGACAAAACTGTttggtatttttttgtaattaaaagtaatatataaaatttaggtattttgataaatatttaaaatgcatcaaaatttgaaattaataaccgaaatttgttttgaaattgcaAGTATCGCAATGGGTTCATTGATTAAGAACGACGGTCACATATCAAACACagttaataatatggtaatatattgttatttgttaatcacgggttcccttaaaaaaagttCTACGTCATTTAcagaaataaattatgttattataactattttttgtaatttaatagtGTCAGGGCCCGTACCACGCATTAAAGGGTCAggtgaatggtttaggatattcTCCGGATGAACGACTGATGCCATACTTGGAGTTAGCTAGATTCAAATCAGCAATATTGATCCAGACATTTGATTTGTGGTACGATTTAATATCCGCATTGGTCGAGTGTTAGCGCCtagagacccacacatttcatttgccgtgtggggagtgcactgTAACTCTGGAGCATGTTGCATTACAACTTGGGCTCCCAATAGACGGGAGTGTCGTAACAGGCATAAGTACGGTAGCAGTGCTGGCTGCCCTTTGTTATAGCCTACTAGGAGTCTCGCTCAATGATGTTGAGTCCAAATTTACGGGTTTGAGATTTTCATGGTTGAAAGCCAATTTGAACATTTATCAATTAATGCCACTGAGCAAGAGGTGACATGCACAGCTCGAGTgtacattatgcatattataggggGTGTACTGATGCCAGATGCGAACAACAACAGGGTTCATTTG includes:
- the LOC107950925 gene encoding GATA transcription factor 4, which translates into the protein MEAADFFVGGYYDVAAGDGFLPEQKPPENFTVDDLLDFSNEDAIISDCFLDNVAANSTDSSTVTTGGDSHFSSANVPHLSQFSGELCVPYDDLAELEWLSNFVEDSFSTDQNLQSNVQILATSKSPTPESSSSSTRSDNNPILQHDIPHPAKARSKRSRAPPCDWSTRVLHLIPKSMGQKKRENSNANPESSGRKCLHCAAEKTPQWRTGPMGPKTLCNACGVRYKSGRLVPEYRPAASPTFVSTKHSNSHRKVLELRRQKDLQRAQHQQFLSQTSIFGISDGGGGTDDFLIHHHGVPHFRHMI